The following coding sequences lie in one Spea bombifrons isolate aSpeBom1 chromosome 5, aSpeBom1.2.pri, whole genome shotgun sequence genomic window:
- the IDI1 gene encoding isopentenyl-diphosphate Delta-isomerase 1 has product MLRVLLGGGTLWSLGCAAGTGTGIRQTAGRSWQCALGLRKLATMPEINTDSLDTQQVQLLSEMCILINDDDQKIGADTKKNCHLNENIDKGLLHRAFSVFLFNSENKLLLQQRSDAKITFPDCFTNTCCSHPLNTPDETEERDAIGVRRAAQRRMKAELGIPLDQITPDELKYLTRIHYKAQSNGIWGEHEIDYILFVQKDVTLNPDPNEIKSHCYVSKEELKNLLERGTRGEVQITPWFRLIADTFLYQWWDNLDNLKPFESHDKIHRM; this is encoded by the exons ATGCTGCGCGTGCTGTTGGGAGGCGGTACTCTCTGGTCACTTGGATGTGCTGCGGGTACCGGTACCGGGATACGTCAGACGGCGGGGAGAAGCTGGCAGTGCGCACTCGG TTTGAGAAAACTTGCAACAATGCCtgaaataaatacagattcGCTGGACACGCAGCAGGTGCAGCTGCTCTCGGAGATGTGCATCCTTATTAATGACGACGACCAGAAAATTGGCGCGGACACCAAGAAAAACTGCCACTTGAATGAAAACATTGACAAAG GTTTGTTGCACAGAGCGTTCAGCGTCTTTTTGTTTAACAGTGAAAATAAACTGTTACTCCAGCAGAGATCAGATGCAAAAATCACATTTCCAG ATTGTTTTACAAACACCTGCTGCAGCCATCCCCTGAATACACCGGATGAAACAGAGGAGCGGGACGCCATAGGAGTGAGGCGAGCAGCACAAAGGCGCATGAAAGCGGAGCTGGGGATCCCGCTGGATCAG ataacaCCAGATGAGCTGAAGTATTTAACCAGAATTCACTATAAAGCTCAGTCGAATGGAATCTGGGGGGAACATGAAATAGATTACATCTTGTTTGTGCAGAAGGACGTAACGTTGAACCCGGACCCCAACGAAATCAAGAGCCACTGCTACGTGTCCAAAGAAGAACTCAAGAACTTGTTGGAAAGGGGGACGCGCGGGGAGGTTCAGATCACCCCGTGGTTCCGGCTCATTGCAGACACTTTCCTCTATCAGTGGTGGGATAATCTCGACAATCTCAAACCGTTTGAGAGTCACGACAAGATTCACAGAATGTAA